Proteins from a single region of Nitrosarchaeum sp.:
- a CDS encoding dihydroorotate dehydrogenase produces MEPSLVTSIGKIQLERPVMLASGILGISLDVFNRLYRSGAGAVVSKSLSTEPWDGYPNPTIFGVNGGGWINAVGLSNPGAPNFAKMIESNKDVPIIISLVGSIPEDFSTMVEQFKNSKVIAYELNLSCPHVAKVGLEVGDDPELVKKIVSTIKNSTNVPVIAKVGLGTTHYLNTVNAAIDSGIDAITAINTIRSIAIDVETQRPILSNKFGGLSGTPIKPIALRCVYEISSKYDIPIIGCGGISTWEDAIEFILAGASAIQIGSAIGDNWIHVFDDINKGMLQYMKRKGYSKIDEMIGLAKKS; encoded by the coding sequence GTGGAACCCAGCCTGGTTACTTCTATAGGAAAAATTCAGCTAGAAAGACCTGTAATGCTGGCCTCTGGAATATTGGGTATTTCATTAGATGTCTTTAATCGACTTTATCGTTCAGGTGCCGGGGCAGTCGTAAGTAAATCACTTAGTACAGAGCCATGGGATGGATATCCAAATCCTACAATATTTGGAGTAAATGGTGGTGGATGGATAAATGCAGTAGGATTGTCAAATCCAGGTGCTCCAAATTTTGCTAAAATGATAGAATCTAACAAAGATGTTCCAATAATTATCAGTCTTGTAGGCTCTATTCCTGAAGATTTTTCAACAATGGTTGAACAGTTTAAAAATTCTAAAGTTATTGCATATGAATTGAATTTATCATGTCCTCATGTTGCCAAAGTTGGATTAGAAGTAGGTGATGATCCTGAGTTAGTCAAAAAAATTGTTAGTACTATAAAAAATTCTACCAATGTACCAGTAATTGCTAAGGTAGGACTGGGAACAACTCACTATCTTAATACTGTAAATGCTGCAATTGATTCTGGCATTGATGCAATAACTGCAATTAATACCATACGATCTATTGCAATTGATGTTGAAACACAAAGACCAATTCTCAGTAATAAATTTGGTGGACTTTCTGGTACTCCGATTAAACCCATTGCCTTACGATGTGTTTATGAAATCTCTTCAAAATATGATATTCCTATAATTGGATGTGGTGGAATATCTACATGGGAAGATGCGATTGAATTTATTTTGGCAGGTGCATCTGCAATTCAAATAGGAAGTGCAATTGGTGATAATTGGATACATGTTTTTGATGATATTAACAAAGGAATGCTTCAATATATGAAAAGAAAAGGATATTCAAAAATAGATGAGATGATAGGACTTGCAAAGAAATCTTAA